Part of the Streptomyces europaeiscabiei genome is shown below.
CGGCTGTGCCCGCCTTCCCCTTCCCCCCGTACCACTCCGGCGTTGCCTCCGGTTCCGTGTTTCCGCAGGTCGCCCCCCGTTTCCCGGTTGCCGCACAGGAGGGCAACAGGAAACCCGTCGACCCCGGTGGGCGGCGGAGCAACTCTTGAGTCGTCAGCAGCGACGGAGCCCGGAAACGGGACGGATGAGGCCAAGGGGGGTGGAGGTCATGAGACGAGCGCTCATGTCTCTGTGCGTGGTCATGGCGGCCACCGCGGCCGTCACCACCGGATGCGCCGGCGGTGACAGCGGCGACGGGGGCCGGGAGCAGGCGGACCGGCAGCCGCGTCCCCCGGCGCTGACCTGGCAGCAGGAACTGCGCAACAACGACGCCCAGCAGCGCCTGACGGCCCAGTGCATGAAACGCCAGGGCTTCACCTACTGGGAGGACCGCACCCTGACCCTCCAGGAGAGCCGCCCGGTGCGCTACGTCCAGGACGACGTGGCGTGGGCCCTTACGTACGGGTACGGCGGGCGGATCGATGCGAAGAGCCAGGAAGTCCGTGAGGACAACCCCATCGGCACCTACCGTCAGAGCCTCTCCCCGTCCCGGCGCGACGCCTTCGACATCGCACTCGACGGCGGCGACGACGCCCGGCTCCTCACCGCGCCGCTGCCGGGCGGCGGTGAGATCCGCAAGCGCGTCGGCGGCTGCACCGAGGAGGCCGAGCGCAAGCTCTACGGCGACCCGGCCGCCTGGTTCCGCACGAGCAAGGTCGCTGCCGGCCTCAACGCCCTCTACGCCGACGACCTACTGAAGGACCGTCAGTTCAGTGCGGCGGTACAGGCATGGGCCCGGTGCATGACGAAGGCCGGGCAGCCCTACAAGGACCCCCAGGCGGCCCGCGACGCCGCCCGGGTCAACACCAGTCGGCTGGGCGCCGCTCGCGCCGACGAGGCGTTCGCCGCCGAGCGTAGGACGGCCCTGGCGGACGCGACCTGCGCCCGCGAGACGTCCCTCCGGGCCGTGGTGTCGGCCCGGGAGACCCACTACCAGGACCGCCTGCGCGACCGGTACGGCAAGGATCTCGACACCTACCGGAACCTCGGTCGGCAGGCCTACGACCGGGCGGTGCGCATCGTTCCGGCGCGCGACTGACCATCTCGCGCGCCGGCGCACACCGTTCACCGGTGGCGGCACCGGGCAACCGCCCTGCGCACCGTCACCGCCGCACCGCCACCCCGCACCATCAACCGAAACGAGGGGAAACACCATGCGCAAGTTCACCGTCACGGCAGCGCTTCTCGGGCTCACCGCTCTGGGCGTCGTCGTACCCACCGCCACCGCGCAGGCAGCCGAGAGCGCCGTCGCGGGCCCCGGCTGTGACAGCAAGTGGGGTCCGCGCAACGGCAACGTGTACGCCTGGGACGGCCAGGACTGCTCGGGCGAGCAGTTGATCGGTACCCCCAACAGCAGCGGCGACTGGGGCAACTCCAGCAACAGGGCCTCGTCCGTCATGAACCGCGGCTACACCGGCAATCTGGCGATCGTCAAGTTCTTCTACCTGCGGAACCACGAAGGAGGCCACACCTGCCTCCACCCGGGCGAGCTGTACGCCGACAACCTGACAGACAACAACTTCACCAACGGACAGATCGTGGACAACAACATCATGTCGCACCAGTGGGTGAACGGCGGCTGCGGGGTCAACCTCACCTGATCCGTCCGACCGGCACGGGCGGCACGGTACCGACCACCCCGGGCCGCCCGAGCCCTTGCCGACAGAGCTGACGAACGTCCGGAACCGGCCGCCCTGCCCGCGGTTCCGGACGTTCGTGTTTTCGCCACTCCGGGTGAAAGACTTGGTCACCCTCACCGAACCGACAGTAACCTGGGCATCCGCCGTCTCACGGCCAGCACTGCCTTGGGGGACACCTTGGGGGACCCGCAGCTCGGCGATGACCCAGAGCACCGCGACGACCGGGAGCGGACCGCGCTGACCACGCGATCCCTCCCTGCACAGCAGTCCTTTCCCGCCCAACTGCGACGACTGCGGCGCGAACGCGGACTGTCGCTCACCGACCTGGCCCGCCGGACCCACTACAGCAAGGGCTATCTCAGCAAGATCGAGACCGGTACGAAACGCGCCACTGTCGACGTCGCCCGCTTGTGCGACCAAGTCCTGTGCGCCGAGGGTGAATTGCTGCGGCTGGTGCAGCAGGCTCCACCCCGCGACGCCGACTGCGAACGCGAGGCCGACGCCGGGCCCCGGCCGTCGGGCGGGACTTGTCCCTACCGCGGCCTGTCGGCGTTCACCCCGCAGGACGCGGAATGGTTCTTCGGCCGGGAGCGCGCGACGGCCGCCCTGGTGGAACGGATCTTCGAACACGTCGGCCGTGGACCGCTGATGCTGGTCGCTCCTTCGGGCGCGGGCAAGTCGTCCCTGCTCAACGCCGGCCTCGTCCCCGCCCTTCGGCGCGGCGATCTCCCGATGCCGGGCGCCGACCACTGGCCGGTGGTGCTGCTCACCCCCACCGCGCGCCCGCTGGACGAACTGCTGGAACGCACCGCCAAGGTGCTCGGCGGGGACCTCGGCATCACCGCCGACGAGGTGCGGGAGAACCCCGCCGCCCTGCTCGACTCGGTACGCGCGTTGCCCGACGAACCGCCGACGGCTCTCGGGGACCGCAGACCCCCGCCCCCTCGACTCGTCCTGATCGTGGACCAGTTCGAGGAACTGTTCACCCTCTGCTCCGACGACGAGGAACGACGCGCCTTCGTCCGGGTGCTCCGCGCCCTGGCGACGGCCGGGCCGGATGAGGACACGCACGCCCCGGCCGTCGTGGTGCTCGGGGTACGTGCCGACTTCACCGGCAGCTGTCTGGGACTGCCCGAACTGACCCCGGTCCTCACCGACGGGCTGTTCGTCCTGGCGCCGATGTCCGTGACGGAGCTGCGGGAGTCGATCACCCGCCCCGCCGAACTCGCCGGTGTCACCCTCGAACCCGGCCTCGTCCCCCTTCTCCTGCGCGACGCCGGCCTGCGCGACGAACCGGAGACAGCACTCCAGGACACCGCGCGGGTCACCGGGATCGGCGCCCACGAGACGCCGTCCGGCGCCCTCCCCCTGGTCTCCCACGCGCTGCTCGCCACCTGGCAGCGCCGCACGGACTCCGCGCTGACCGTCGACGGGTACGAACGGGCCGGCGGCATCCAGGGCGCCATCGCCCGCACCGCCGAGAACGCGTTCGCCCGGCTCTACCCGGCCGAACAGAAGACGATCCGCCGCATTCTGTCCCGGCTGGTACTCGTCGCGGACGGCGCCGGGGCGACCCGCCGCCGGATGAGCCGGGACGCCCTGATGGAACAGCTCGGCGAGGCGGACGGCACGGCCGCCGCCCTCGACGCCTTCGTACGGGCCCGGCTCATCACCCTGGACAGCGACACCGTCCAGATCACCCACGAGGCCCTGCTGCACGCCTGGCCCCGGCTGCGCGACTGGATCCACGCCGACCGGGCCGGACTCCTCCTCCACCAGCAACTGGCCCACGCGGCCGCCGAATGGGGGCGCGAGGACCGCGACCCGTCCGCCCTCTACCGGGGTTCGAGGCTGGACACAGTACGGTCCTGGGCCGACGAGTCGGACGGCTGGAGCAGGCTCGGGCCCGGCGAGGAGGCCTTTCTGAGGGCAAGTCAGGCCGAGGAGGACGGCCGCCGCAGACAGGCCGGACGGCAGGTCCGGCTGCGCCAGTCCATGCTCGCCACGCTCGTCGTCCTGCTGGGGCTCGCCGTGACCGCCGGCGGACTCGCCTACCAGCAGCGGGAGGGCGCCCTCGACCAGGAGCGGGTCGCCCGCTCCCAGGCCCTCGCCGTGCGCTCCGCATCCCTCGCCGGGGGCCAGCCGGAGGCGTCGATGCTGCTCGCGGAGGAGGCCTACCGGGCCGACACCACCTCCGAGGCACGCGGCGCCCTGCTCAGTACCCAGTCCCAGCCCTTCTCCGCACGGCTCGGCGGACACCGTGGACCGGTCAACGTGGTGGCCTTCGCGCCGGACGACCGGACACTGGCGACGGCCAGCTCCGACGGCACCGTCATCCTGCGCAGCGCGGGCGGCGACCATCGGAAACTCGCCACCTTCACCGTCCTCGGCCGCGTCCGCTCGGTCGCCTTCAGCCCCGACGGCCGCGTCCTCGCGGCCACGTCGACGGACGGGCCCGTGACCCTCTGGGACGTCGCCGACCGCCGCCGCACGGCCCATCTCTCCGCGAGCACGAAGGGCGCCCGCGCGGTGGCCTTCGACCCGCGCGGCGGAGCGCTCGCCGTCGCGACCGTCGACGGAACGGTCCAGCTCTGGGAGACCGGGCGCACACCCCGGCGCACCGCCTCGCTCAGGGGCCACGAAGGCACGCTCCACGCGCTGTCGTACGCCCCCGACGGCAAGACCCTCGTCTCCGCCGGCGCCGACCGGACCGTACGCCTGTGGGACACCGACCGCGTCCGGAGGATCGACGTGCTCAGGGGCCACACCGACGAGGTGCTGGGCGCGGCGTTCTCCCCGGACGGGCGGCAGGTGGTCTCCGGCGGCATCGACCGGACCGTCCGGCTGTGGGACGTGCGGGACAAGCGGGACGGCCGGGCGACCGCGACGTTCACCGGGAGCAGCGACGACATCAACGCAGTCGCCTACACACCCGACGGCACGGCGGTGGTCGGCGCGGTCGGCGACGGCACGACCCGACTGTGGGACGTGCGCAGCGGCCGGCAGACCGCGGTGCTCGCCGGACACACCGACTACGTCATGGGGGTCGCCGTGACCTCCGACGGCGCCCTGCTGGCCACGGCCGGATTCGACCAGTCCGTAGTCCTCTGGGAGCTGGGCGGAGCGGTGCTGACGGCGCGTCCGTTCACGGAGGTCTGGCAGGCGGTGTACAGCCCCGACGGGTCACTGCTGGCCACCGCCGACACCGAC
Proteins encoded:
- a CDS encoding nSTAND1 domain-containing NTPase, whose translation is MGDPQLGDDPEHRDDRERTALTTRSLPAQQSFPAQLRRLRRERGLSLTDLARRTHYSKGYLSKIETGTKRATVDVARLCDQVLCAEGELLRLVQQAPPRDADCEREADAGPRPSGGTCPYRGLSAFTPQDAEWFFGRERATAALVERIFEHVGRGPLMLVAPSGAGKSSLLNAGLVPALRRGDLPMPGADHWPVVLLTPTARPLDELLERTAKVLGGDLGITADEVRENPAALLDSVRALPDEPPTALGDRRPPPPRLVLIVDQFEELFTLCSDDEERRAFVRVLRALATAGPDEDTHAPAVVVLGVRADFTGSCLGLPELTPVLTDGLFVLAPMSVTELRESITRPAELAGVTLEPGLVPLLLRDAGLRDEPETALQDTARVTGIGAHETPSGALPLVSHALLATWQRRTDSALTVDGYERAGGIQGAIARTAENAFARLYPAEQKTIRRILSRLVLVADGAGATRRRMSRDALMEQLGEADGTAAALDAFVRARLITLDSDTVQITHEALLHAWPRLRDWIHADRAGLLLHQQLAHAAAEWGREDRDPSALYRGSRLDTVRSWADESDGWSRLGPGEEAFLRASQAEEDGRRRQAGRQVRLRQSMLATLVVLLGLAVTAGGLAYQQREGALDQERVARSQALAVRSASLAGGQPEASMLLAEEAYRADTTSEARGALLSTQSQPFSARLGGHRGPVNVVAFAPDDRTLATASSDGTVILRSAGGDHRKLATFTVLGRVRSVAFSPDGRVLAATSTDGPVTLWDVADRRRTAHLSASTKGARAVAFDPRGGALAVATVDGTVQLWETGRTPRRTASLRGHEGTLHALSYAPDGKTLVSAGADRTVRLWDTDRVRRIDVLRGHTDEVLGAAFSPDGRQVVSGGIDRTVRLWDVRDKRDGRATATFTGSSDDINAVAYTPDGTAVVGAVGDGTTRLWDVRSGRQTAVLAGHTDYVMGVAVTSDGALLATAGFDQSVVLWELGGAVLTARPFTEVWQAVYSPDGSLLATADTDHTVRLWDARSHRLLKRLTGHTETVFSVAFAPDGKTLASAGSDGTIRLWDVASRKHLATLTGHAGEVFSVAFAPDGKTLASAGADRTVRLWDVASRRDVATLDGHEDYANDVAFSPDGHTLASVGDDLTVRLWDVRSHRALAELAGHTGAVRGVAFSPDGRTLASSGNDGTVRLWDVREHRFEVALTGHTGSARGLAFSPDGRMLASSGNDRTVRLWDVASRRPWATLTGHSNAVWGVDFAPDGRTVASSSTDGTVRLWDLDPGARLAQICRLSAGMDPDERAGLLPGVPISAEPACGRT